Proteins encoded in a region of the Streptomyces sp. NBC_00258 genome:
- a CDS encoding LLM class flavin-dependent oxidoreductase yields MAAPDHTTSEPDEIRAEAKGTSQVPLSVLDLVTVGAGRTATDALRTSVKLSRLAEDRGFHRYWVAEHHSMPGVASTSPAVILAHLAAHTTRIRLGSGGVMLPNHAPLVIAEQFGTLEAMAPGRVDLGLGRAPGTDGATAAALRRTDRLNEGADDFPEQLAELTRFLDDDFPPGHRYARIHAVPGPIQATSPGGVQSPHRPPIWLLGSSGFSARLAGTLGLPFAFAHHFSAQNTVPALDLYRESFRPSAVLDSPYALIGVSALATDDEKEARRQIMAAALNMVRLRTGRPGLVPTPEEAEAYEFSPMEREFVDSWNTNVIHGTADEVRSGLDDLQKRTGADELMLTANAHSSDVRLRSYELIADAYQLPAVGEPEAGEPQA; encoded by the coding sequence GTGGCGGCACCGGACCACACCACCAGTGAACCCGACGAGATCAGGGCGGAGGCGAAGGGCACCTCACAGGTACCTCTCTCCGTTCTCGACCTGGTCACGGTAGGCGCCGGCCGCACCGCGACGGACGCCCTCCGCACCAGCGTCAAACTCTCCCGCCTCGCGGAGGACAGGGGCTTCCACCGCTACTGGGTGGCCGAACACCACTCCATGCCGGGCGTGGCCTCCACCTCCCCCGCCGTGATCCTCGCCCACCTCGCCGCCCACACGACCCGCATCCGCCTGGGCTCGGGCGGCGTGATGCTCCCGAACCACGCCCCGCTGGTCATCGCGGAGCAGTTCGGCACACTCGAAGCGATGGCCCCGGGCCGCGTCGACCTGGGCCTCGGCCGGGCCCCGGGCACGGACGGCGCCACGGCCGCGGCCCTCCGCCGCACGGACCGTCTCAACGAAGGCGCGGACGACTTCCCCGAGCAGCTCGCGGAACTCACCCGCTTCCTGGACGACGACTTCCCGCCCGGCCACCGCTACGCCCGCATCCACGCGGTCCCGGGCCCCATCCAGGCGACCTCCCCCGGCGGCGTCCAGTCCCCGCACCGCCCGCCGATCTGGCTGCTCGGCTCCTCCGGCTTCAGCGCCCGCCTCGCGGGCACCCTCGGTCTGCCCTTCGCCTTCGCGCACCACTTCTCGGCGCAGAACACGGTCCCGGCGCTCGACCTCTACCGCGAGTCCTTCCGGCCGTCGGCGGTACTCGACTCGCCCTACGCCCTGATCGGCGTCTCCGCCCTCGCGACGGACGACGAGAAGGAGGCCCGCCGCCAGATCATGGCCGCCGCGCTGAACATGGTCCGCCTGCGCACCGGCCGCCCCGGCCTGGTCCCCACCCCGGAGGAGGCGGAGGCGTACGAGTTCAGCCCGATGGAGCGGGAGTTCGTCGACTCCTGGAACACGAACGTCATCCACGGCACCGCCGACGAGGTCCGCTCCGGCCTCGACGACCTCCAGAAGCGCACCGGCGCCGACGAGCTGATGCTCACCGCCAACGCCCACAGCAGTGACGTACGTCTGCGCTCCTACGAACTGATCGCGGACGCCTACCAGCTGCCCGCGGTCGGAGAGCCTGAGGCCGGAGAGCCTCAGGCCTGA
- a CDS encoding maleate cis-trans isomerase family protein: MTALGFLYPGHSAEDDYPRMEQLLGSDIRLQVVHTDIGEDAHRVDALLEMGSAARLAAGVEDLRLSGAEAVVWACTSGSFVYGWEGAHDQVRTLATTAGLPASSTSFAFAHAVRELGVKRVAIAATYPDDVAVLFGTFLTDAGLDVLGVRSSGIITAAEVGTWGEAEVLALARAGDHPEAEVVLLPDTALHTASHIPSLEKELGKPVLTANQVTVWEALRLTDRRVNAPELGALFTREPIVQA; the protein is encoded by the coding sequence ATGACGGCTCTCGGATTCCTCTACCCGGGCCACTCGGCCGAGGACGACTACCCGCGCATGGAGCAGCTCCTCGGCAGCGACATCCGCCTCCAGGTCGTCCACACGGACATCGGGGAGGACGCCCACCGCGTGGACGCACTGCTGGAGATGGGCTCGGCGGCCCGCCTCGCCGCCGGGGTCGAGGACCTGCGGCTGTCCGGGGCCGAGGCGGTGGTCTGGGCCTGCACGAGCGGCAGCTTCGTCTACGGCTGGGAGGGCGCCCACGATCAGGTCCGCACCCTGGCCACGACGGCGGGGCTGCCGGCCTCCTCGACGTCCTTCGCGTTCGCCCATGCCGTACGGGAGCTGGGCGTGAAGCGGGTCGCGATCGCCGCGACGTACCCCGACGACGTGGCCGTCCTCTTCGGGACCTTCCTGACGGACGCGGGCCTGGACGTCCTCGGTGTGCGCAGTTCCGGGATCATCACGGCGGCCGAGGTGGGTACGTGGGGTGAGGCCGAGGTGCTGGCCCTGGCCCGTGCGGGTGACCACCCGGAGGCGGAGGTCGTCCTCCTCCCCGACACGGCCCTCCACACGGCTTCCCACATCCCGTCCCTGGAGAAGGAACTGGGCAAGCCGGTCCTCACCGCCAACCAGGTCACGGTCTGGGAGGCCCTGCGCCTCACGGACCGCCGCGTGAACGCCCCCGAACTCGGCGCCCTCTTCACCAGGGAGCCGATCGTCCAGGCGTGA
- a CDS encoding maleate cis-trans isomerase family protein, with protein sequence MDVSFLGGPHPQRGVGVVAPFDFALDRELWRWVPDEVSLHLTRTPFVPVEVSLDLARLVSEHETLGDAVRALNAVGPEIVAYACTSGSFVGGIPGERAMCEAMTRAGEIPSVTTSGALLEALEELGARRIALVTPYTVSVTQSLEEYLAEAGIMVTGRAYMGLTRHIWKVPYRNVVDMARDAVRGHADALFISCTNLPTYDVIPQLEAELRIPVISANQVTMWAALRHLGTRAVGPYQALIDESARQRPVPPALPAEPALPEEQEGWA encoded by the coding sequence ATGGACGTCTCCTTCCTTGGTGGACCACACCCTCAAAGGGGTGTCGGCGTCGTCGCTCCCTTCGATTTCGCTCTCGACCGTGAACTGTGGCGCTGGGTCCCCGACGAGGTCTCGCTCCACCTCACCCGTACCCCGTTCGTGCCCGTGGAGGTCAGCCTCGACCTGGCCCGTCTGGTCAGCGAGCACGAGACGCTCGGCGACGCGGTGCGCGCGCTGAACGCCGTCGGACCGGAGATCGTCGCGTACGCCTGTACGTCCGGCAGCTTCGTCGGCGGCATCCCGGGCGAGCGCGCGATGTGCGAGGCCATGACCCGGGCCGGCGAGATCCCCTCCGTGACCACGTCCGGCGCTCTCCTGGAGGCACTGGAGGAGCTGGGCGCACGCCGGATCGCGCTCGTCACGCCGTACACCGTCTCCGTGACCCAGTCCCTGGAGGAGTACCTCGCCGAGGCGGGCATCATGGTCACCGGCCGCGCCTACATGGGCCTGACCAGGCACATCTGGAAGGTCCCGTACCGCAATGTGGTCGACATGGCGCGCGACGCCGTACGTGGCCATGCGGACGCCCTCTTCATCAGCTGCACGAATCTCCCCACCTACGACGTCATCCCGCAGCTGGAGGCCGAGCTGCGCATCCCGGTGATCTCGGCCAACCAGGTGACGATGTGGGCTGCGCTGCGTCACCTGGGTACCCGGGCAGTAGGGCCGTACCAGGCGCTGATCGACGAGTCGGCGCGACAGCGGCCCGTACCGCCCGCGCTACCGGCAGAACCAGCGCTACCGGAAGAACAGGAAGGTTGGGCATGA
- a CDS encoding M6 family metalloprotease domain-containing protein has translation MTALAATSLVTGPSAAVPLSMPCALKRTEAHHSEGLDTWNAAYPRPTRRLDAVMVFLSFPDAEPLTTPDELTADYFPATSRFFERASYGRFQLRPHPLAEWIRMPRASTSYAIQRDWSAAARSAYLRDALAAADERVDFSRYDIVYFVADPDAPGVDSDATKVVNMDTPLRADGKDIRRVVTVFEKHPPDRLVLAHETGHVFDLPDLYHRPSDGKGDWDTYVGDWDLMGSQFGLAPDLFGWHKWKLGWLETRQVACVRGAGGRGTRLTLEPLGAGPGVAAAGSEAFGRAGVPGAGPESEGVGFGSGNGTKLAVVRTGRDTAVALEARGPVGNDAAVCSQGVLVYRVRGGTQSGGGPIEVVDAHPSSAACWDDSVYPPLADAPVGLGETFTVPGENVRVEVEDRTASGAWTVTISTGS, from the coding sequence ATGACGGCCCTCGCCGCCACCTCCCTCGTGACGGGCCCCTCGGCCGCCGTCCCGCTCTCCATGCCGTGCGCCCTCAAGCGCACCGAGGCGCACCACTCGGAGGGTCTGGACACCTGGAACGCCGCCTATCCGCGCCCCACCAGGCGCCTCGACGCGGTGATGGTCTTCCTCTCCTTCCCGGACGCCGAGCCGCTGACCACGCCGGACGAACTGACGGCCGACTACTTCCCCGCCACCAGCCGCTTCTTCGAACGGGCCTCGTACGGCAGGTTCCAGCTCCGCCCGCACCCGCTCGCCGAGTGGATCCGGATGCCGCGGGCCTCCACCTCGTACGCCATACAGCGCGACTGGAGCGCGGCGGCGCGCTCGGCGTATCTGCGCGACGCCCTCGCCGCGGCGGACGAGCGGGTCGACTTCTCCCGCTACGACATCGTCTACTTCGTCGCCGACCCGGACGCGCCGGGCGTGGACTCGGACGCGACGAAGGTGGTGAACATGGACACGCCGCTGCGGGCCGACGGGAAGGACATCCGCCGGGTCGTCACGGTCTTCGAGAAGCATCCGCCGGACCGGCTGGTCCTGGCCCACGAGACCGGACACGTCTTCGACCTGCCCGACCTCTACCACCGCCCCTCCGACGGCAAGGGCGACTGGGACACGTACGTCGGCGACTGGGACCTCATGGGCAGCCAGTTCGGCCTGGCGCCCGACCTGTTCGGCTGGCACAAGTGGAAACTCGGGTGGCTGGAAACACGCCAGGTGGCGTGTGTGCGGGGCGCGGGCGGACGGGGTACGCGGCTGACGCTGGAGCCTCTGGGGGCGGGGCCCGGGGTGGCCGCGGCGGGTTCGGAGGCCTTCGGGAGGGCGGGTGTTCCCGGTGCCGGGCCGGAGTCGGAAGGCGTGGGATTCGGGTCCGGGAACGGGACGAAACTGGCGGTGGTGCGGACCGGGCGGGACACCGCGGTCGCCTTGGAGGCGCGCGGGCCGGTCGGCAACGACGCGGCGGTCTGCTCACAGGGAGTGCTCGTCTACCGCGTGCGCGGCGGGACCCAGTCCGGCGGCGGTCCGATCGAGGTCGTCGACGCGCACCCCTCGTCCGCGGCCTGTTGGGACGACTCGGTCTATCCGCCGCTCGCCGACGCGCCGGTCGGGCTCGGGGAGACCTTCACCGTGCCGGGCGAGAACGTACGCGTCGAGGTGGAGGACCGGACGGCTTCCGGGGCGTGGACGGTGACGATCTCTACCGGGAGCTGA
- a CDS encoding putative bifunctional diguanylate cyclase/phosphodiesterase has product MSGTSDGPAPAVDLVRPAVTESHIAASRRVGTPPHEERVPRVESLVAAPLDLSAGLPAELPAGLPADFLAGFPSGLSAGLPARLSAGSPAGLPPRPGIDFEADGHPHTGTDPRADAHPHPHPSAGAGARAGTDTEAGARTFRATFAAAPLAMAVVDREGLVVTANDTLAALLGAGPGGLTGRIAADLVDLASDARTWHAYREVLRGRQARLRCTRRLKHPDGHSLWAQVTVSPLPEEERAVLLSVSDISARRELQARLRHLQMHDPVTRLPNRTLFFERLSAALEAEAYEESGTGRIGLCYLDLDGFKAVNDTLGHRVGDRLLAAVAERLTRCANEAGYARPATPLVARLGGDEFALLVEDSTGTEQLADLADSVLKSLQVPFDLSGQRLSVSASIGVVERHAAGTTATGLMQAADTTLYWAKADGKSRWTLFDPERNAHRMTRQALSSTLRPAIEKGEFALEYQPLVCMEDGGVRGVEALVRWNHPQFGTLTPNRFIGLAEEDGSIVQLGRWVLATACRQARRWQLDHPDAEPIFVSVNVAVRQVWDSDLVADVAATLAETGLAPHLLQLELTESAVMGSAGRPLQALQALSDMGVRIAIDDFGTGYSNLAYLSRLPVSVLKLDGSFVRGFQYETGENGAGPDARSNPADEVIVEAMIQLAHRLGLTVTAECVETAGQASRLRRIGCDTGQGWLYSRPVAPDRISALLTAAACSQA; this is encoded by the coding sequence GTGAGCGGAACGTCCGATGGGCCGGCGCCCGCGGTAGACCTCGTCCGGCCGGCCGTCACAGAGAGTCACATCGCGGCCTCTCGTCGCGTCGGGACCCCTCCTCACGAGGAACGGGTCCCACGCGTCGAGTCCCTGGTCGCAGCCCCTCTGGACCTCTCGGCGGGACTCCCCGCCGAGCTACCGGCCGGACTTCCGGCCGACTTCCTCGCCGGATTCCCGTCGGGTCTGTCGGCGGGTCTTCCGGCGCGGCTCTCGGCCGGTTCGCCGGCCGGCCTCCCGCCGCGCCCCGGTATCGACTTCGAGGCCGACGGCCACCCCCATACCGGCACCGATCCACGTGCCGACGCCCATCCCCATCCCCACCCCAGTGCCGGCGCGGGAGCCCGGGCCGGCACCGACACCGAGGCCGGCGCCCGTACATTCCGCGCCACTTTCGCCGCCGCTCCCCTCGCGATGGCCGTCGTGGACCGGGAGGGCCTGGTCGTCACGGCCAACGACACCCTTGCCGCGCTCCTCGGGGCGGGCCCGGGCGGGCTCACCGGCCGGATCGCCGCCGACCTGGTGGACCTCGCCTCGGACGCCCGTACGTGGCACGCGTACCGCGAGGTGCTCCGCGGCCGGCAGGCCAGACTGCGCTGCACCCGACGCCTCAAGCACCCCGACGGCCACTCCCTCTGGGCCCAGGTGACGGTCAGTCCGCTGCCCGAGGAGGAGCGCGCGGTGCTGCTCTCGGTCTCCGACATCAGCGCCCGCCGCGAACTCCAGGCCCGGCTGCGCCACTTGCAGATGCACGACCCGGTGACCCGGCTGCCCAACCGCACCCTGTTCTTCGAGCGGCTTTCGGCCGCGCTGGAGGCGGAGGCGTACGAGGAGTCCGGCACCGGCCGGATCGGGCTCTGCTATCTGGACCTCGACGGGTTCAAGGCGGTCAACGACACGCTCGGCCACCGTGTTGGCGACCGGCTGCTCGCGGCCGTCGCCGAGCGGCTGACACGCTGCGCGAACGAGGCCGGGTACGCGCGGCCGGCCACCCCCCTGGTCGCCCGGCTCGGCGGCGACGAGTTCGCGCTGCTGGTCGAGGACTCCACGGGTACGGAGCAGCTCGCGGACCTCGCCGACTCCGTACTGAAGTCCCTGCAGGTGCCGTTCGACCTTTCCGGGCAGCGGCTCTCGGTCTCGGCCTCGATCGGTGTCGTCGAGCGTCACGCGGCCGGCACCACCGCGACCGGTCTGATGCAGGCCGCCGACACGACGCTGTACTGGGCGAAGGCCGACGGCAAGTCCCGCTGGACGCTGTTCGACCCGGAGCGCAACGCCCACCGGATGACCCGCCAGGCCCTCTCCTCCACGCTCCGCCCGGCCATCGAGAAGGGCGAGTTCGCCCTGGAGTACCAGCCGCTCGTGTGCATGGAGGACGGCGGGGTGCGCGGGGTCGAGGCGCTGGTGCGATGGAACCATCCTCAGTTCGGCACACTGACGCCGAATCGGTTCATCGGACTTGCCGAAGAAGACGGCTCGATCGTGCAGCTGGGCCGCTGGGTGCTGGCCACCGCCTGCCGGCAGGCGCGCCGCTGGCAGCTGGACCACCCGGACGCGGAACCGATCTTCGTCAGCGTGAACGTGGCGGTGCGTCAGGTCTGGGACTCCGACCTGGTGGCGGACGTGGCGGCGACCCTCGCCGAGACCGGACTCGCCCCGCACCTCCTCCAGCTGGAGCTCACCGAGTCCGCGGTGATGGGCTCCGCGGGCCGCCCGCTGCAGGCCCTCCAGGCGCTCAGCGACATGGGCGTACGCATCGCCATCGACGACTTCGGCACGGGGTACTCGAACCTCGCCTACCTCAGCCGGCTGCCCGTCTCGGTGCTGAAGCTCGACGGGTCGTTCGTGCGCGGCTTCCAGTACGAGACCGGCGAGAACGGCGCGGGCCCGGACGCCCGGTCCAACCCCGCGGACGAGGTCATCGTCGAGGCGATGATCCAGCTCGCGCACCGGCTCGGCCTGACGGTCACCGCCGAGTGCGTGGAGACCGCGGGCCAGGCGTCACGGCTGCGGCGTATCGGCTGCGACACCGGCCAGGGGTGGCTGTACTCCCGGCCGGTGGCGCCGGATCGTATCTCCGCGCTCCTGACGGCGGCGGCCTGCTCTCAGGCCTGA